A stretch of Lactuca sativa cultivar Salinas chromosome 6, Lsat_Salinas_v11, whole genome shotgun sequence DNA encodes these proteins:
- the LOC111880447 gene encoding uncharacterized protein LOC111880447 encodes MEIEWTIESIFVIWPIKCIFLCNQESFFNRLLQSFLTMAERKITFIRDLDNMKDDYTLKVSIIRLWRSLSDGNPTIVRSIEMILMDEMCTKIRASVYPRDFQRFESKLKEDQAVYIRSPTITPNKYTFKISDVTSKLNLNGRTIVNGCLHFQSKTTYGFSFVSFETIISATATSNESIDIIGEVVSLGKLDSRDISKSLHRLPLQIRNLEGLQVNVTLFGDIAYQLISYLEAHKQVGRVIVLLQFARINVYNATPSVNSYYEQTRMFINANLPEIVIFTDK; translated from the exons ATGGAAATCGAATGGACTATTGAATCAATTTTCGTTATATGGCCGATTAAATGCATCTTTTTATG CAATCAAGAATCATTCTTCAATCGGCTACTTCAATCGTTCT TGACAATGGCAGAAAGAAAGATCACTTTCATTAGAGACTTGGACAATATGAAGGATGATTACACACTAAAAGTGTCTATCATCCGGCTGTGGAGATCGCTTTCAGATGGCAACCCCACTATTGTCAGATCAATTGAGATGATACTCATGGATGAAATG TGTACAAAAATCCGAGCAAGTGTGTATCCAAGAGATTTTCAAAGGTTTGAGTCCAAACTGAAAGAAGATCAAGCTGTTTACATCCGGTCCCCCACTATCACTCCTAACAAATACACTTTTAAAATAAGTGATGTAACCTCCAAGTTAAATTTGAATGGAAGAACAATTGTTAACGGGTGTCTACACTTTCAATCCAAAACAACATATGGATTttcttttgtttcttttgaaaCAATTATCTCTGCAACAGCTACATCTAATGAATCAATTG ATATTATTGGTGAAGTTgtttcattaggaaagcttgattCCCGTGATATCAGCAAATCTCTACATAGGCTGCCTTTACAAATAAGAAACTTAGA AGGTTTGCAGGTTAACGTTACGTTGTTTGGAGATATTGCATACCAGTTAATTTCTTATCTTGAAGCTCATAAACAAGTTGGTCGTGTGATTGTCCTTTTGCAATTTGCAAGAATTAATGTCTATAACG CAACACCTTCTGTTAACAGTTATTATGAACAAACACGGATGTTCATAAATGCTAATCTTCCCGAAATTGTTATATTCACAGATAAGTAA